A region from the Triticum urartu cultivar G1812 chromosome 1, Tu2.1, whole genome shotgun sequence genome encodes:
- the LOC125517524 gene encoding uncharacterized protein At4g15545, translating into MSDEGEDAPVAAVAAGFGLPEELAAVLPADPFEQLDVARKITSIALASRVGRLEAEAAGLRAQLARRDDAAEDLRERVEQLESALALATDRLSRAEDDKETLLKEKATLSNTVNKLNRDVAKLEVFKKTLMQSLQEDDDKPNIPKAKLTETSNFSPAPYVGDDDSAFTTSKSSQLFETASSASEESSHAEPDEPRPPRSHVYMPSYNSTPKLTPPGSPPRGYAPLSPPRRHSISIASMNRLDDRSSVFSSSHSAMTSPFDTPSPTGRTRVDGKEFFRQVRNRLSYEQFSAFLANVKELNAHKQTREDTLRKADAIFGPENSDLYTIFESLITRTHH; encoded by the exons ATGTCGGACGAGGGGGAGGACGCGCCCGTGGCGGCCGTGGCGGCGGGCTTCGGGCTGCCGGAGGAGCTGGCGGCCGTGCTGCCGGCGGACCCGTTCGAGCAGCTGGACGTGGCGCGCAAGATCACCTCCATCGCGCTCGCGTCCCGCGTCGGCCGCCTCGAGGCGGAGGCCGCGGGGCTCCGCGCGCAGCTCGCCCGGCGCGACGACGCCGCCGAGGACCTCCGCGAGCGCGTCGAGCAGCTCGAGTCCGCGCTCGCGCTCGCCACCGACCGCCTCAGCCGCGCCGAGGACGACAAG GAGACGCTGCTGAAAGAGAAGGCGACGCTGTCAAACACCGTCAACAAGCTCAACAGAGATGTCGCCAAG TTGGAAGTTTTCAAGAAGACGCTTATGCAGTCACTTCAGGAAGATGATGACAAACCA AACATTCCCAAGGCTAAGCTCACCGAAACATCGAATTTCTCCCCCGCGCCATATGTCGGAG ATGACGATTCAGCATTTACAACTTCTAAATCATCACAGTTGTTTGAAACTGCAAGTTCTGCTTCAGAGGAAAGTAGCCATGCTGAGCCAGATG AACCTAGGCCACCCCGCTCGCATGTATATATGCCATCGTACAACAGTACACCAAAGCTTACTCCTCCAGGCTCACCTCCAAGGGGTTATGCACCACTTTCACCACCAAGGAGACATTCAATCTCGATTGCGTCAATGAACAGGCTCGATGACAGGTCTTCGGTCTTTTCCAGTAGCCATAGCGCAATGACATCTCCATTTGACACACCAAGTCCAACAG GACGAACACGAGTTGATGGGAAAGAGTTCTTTCGCCAAGTCAG AAACCGCTTGTCTTATGAGCAGTTCAGCGCATTCCTAGCCAATGTGAAGGAACTGAATGCACACAAGCAGACCAGAGAG GATACACTAAGAAAAGCTGATGCGATATTTGGACCTGAAAACAGTGACTTGTACACCATCTTTGAGAGTCTAATTACTCGCACTCATCATTAG